Within the Natrialba magadii ATCC 43099 genome, the region AACCACACCAATGTTCAAAGCAATCGCTACGAAGTCCGAACTTGAATCGTTCACAGATCCCATCAGCCAGCTCGTCGAGGAGTGCAAAGTCAACCTCAACGAAGACGGGCTGCACGTCCGAGCCGTCGACCCCGCGAACGTCGGGATGGTCGAATCCAACGCCCACGCCAGCGGCTTCGAGTCCTACGAGGCCGACGGTGGCCTGATCGGCCTCAACGTCGACCGGTTCGAAGACGTCATCGGGATGGCCAACTCCGGCGACCTCGTTCACCTCGAGCTGGACGAGGAGACGCGGAAGCTGGCCATCCAGATCGAGGGGATGGAGTTCACGCTCGCGCTGATCGACCCGGACTCCATCCGGGCCGAGCCGGACATCCCCGACCTCGACCTGACGTCCGAGATCGTCCTCGAAGGGCGGCACATCGACCGCGGCATCAAAGCCGCCGACATGGTCTCGGACCACATCACACTCGCCGTCGACGAAAAAGAGGAGCTGTTCGAGATCGAGGCCGAGGGCGACACCGACGACGTCCACATCGGCCTCGAACGCGACGACCTGATCGACCTGCAGGTGGGACCAGCCCGCTCGCTGTTCTCGTTGGACTACCTGAAGGACATGAGCAAAGCGATCGATGCGGGCGACGAGGTCACCATCGAACTCGGCGAGGAGTTCCCGGTGAAGCTCGCGTTCACGACTGAAGAGGGCAACGTCGACGTCCAGTACATGCTCTCGCCGCGGATCCAGAGCAACTGAGTGATCACGATGACTGAAAAAACCATCTCAGGCTGGATCGTGGTCGACTGGCGGAAGGGCAAGCACCGGACTCGGCAGTCGAAGCCGAAGGCGTCCGAACTCGGCAGTAACGAGCTGCTCGCGAAGCTGGCGATCGACGTCCACGTTCCGGAGGTCGAGGTCCCCGAACTGGCCGTCGAGATCGACGTTCCGGAACCACACGTCCGTGCGGCGACGCTGGAGGCCCTGGACGAGGAGCAGCTACCGGGCTGGACGGACGTCGCGAACGAGTTGATCCCGTCGACGATCCCGGACGAACCCGACGAGTTCCGGAACGAGATCAACCGGATCACCGTGCGAA harbors:
- a CDS encoding DNA polymerase sliding clamp, translating into MFKAIATKSELESFTDPISQLVEECKVNLNEDGLHVRAVDPANVGMVESNAHASGFESYEADGGLIGLNVDRFEDVIGMANSGDLVHLELDEETRKLAIQIEGMEFTLALIDPDSIRAEPDIPDLDLTSEIVLEGRHIDRGIKAADMVSDHITLAVDEKEELFEIEAEGDTDDVHIGLERDDLIDLQVGPARSLFSLDYLKDMSKAIDAGDEVTIELGEEFPVKLAFTTEEGNVDVQYMLSPRIQSN